The nucleotide window GTGCGGGCCCACGGAGGACTGCCGGGCTTCACCGCTTACCCCGGTCCGTTCCTGACGGATTCGGGGGGCTTTCAGGTCATGAGCCTGGGCCATATGCGCCAGATCGACGAGCGTGGGGTGACCTTCCGCAGCCACCTGGACGGGTCTGTGGTCGAATTGACGCCCGAGCGCTCGGTGGCAGTGCAAGAAGCCCTGGGGGCCGACGTCATCATGGCCTTTGACGAGTGCCCGCCTTACCCGGCTACCCACGATTATGTAAAGCGCAGCCTCGAGCGTACGCTGCGCTGGTTGGGGCGTTCCCTCGAGGCGCAGACCCGCGCGGATCAGGCTCTTTTTGCCATCGTGCAAGGTGGGGTGTACTCGGACCTGCGCGAGGTGAGCCTGCGCGAGACGGTGGCTTTCGGGACGCCCGGCTTTGCTATCGGAGGCATGGCGGTAGGAGAGCCCAAGGAGGAGATGTACCCCGCCGTGGCACAGACGGCCGAGGGACTTCCCGAGAACAAGCCGCGTTACCTGATGGGCGTGGGGCACCCTGAGGACCTGGTCGCCTCGATCGCGCTGGGGGTGGATATGTTTGACTGCGTTTACCCCACGCGCACCGGCAGGTTCGGGTATGCGCTGACCGACGATGGGCGCATCAACCTCAACAATGCCGCCTCGAGGAGCCAGCTGCTTCCTCTGGACAGCGACTGTGACTGTTACGCCTGCAGGCACTACACCCGTGCCTATCTGGCCCACCTGATCCGGGCAGAGGAGATGCTCGCTCCCCGGATGCTGTCGCTGCATAACCTGCGGTATCTGCACCGTCTGGTGGAGCGTGCGCGCGAGGCAATCGTGCAGGGCGACTATCAGGCCTGGGCACTGGCCTGGGGGGAACGTTACTTCAAGGGGAAACTGCCGGGCTGGTTCAGTGAGGCCGTCGTGTTAAAGGTGAGATAGTCTTAGTACACCCTTAATCCGATCTGGGTATTTTAATCATATTCATGATCGCGGAGCCCGACTGGAACGGTGAATTTTTCGGCGGAGCCTGAGCAGGAGCGGACGTTTTCATAAACGTCCGCTCTCATCTTAGGCTTGACCTCGCGTTCTTCATCCTTGTATCATCACGTTGGCCTGTATTGTCTATCGTTCTCGATGCACAAAGCGTGCATCGGATCGCTGGCAAGAAGGTGCACGCGCGCAGACGGAGAGCGGCTGGTCTCACCGGGAGAGGAAACCCGGCAACTCGCCCCAGGTGCTCCAGAACGATCTCCAGAACCGCGCCTTACCTTAGGGGGTAAAGGAAGTATGAAGATTAAAGCTCTGCTGGCACTCACTGCCGCACTGTCGTTCGGAGCCCTGGCTCAGACCGCCGCTCCCGCGACTCCGGCCGCCACTCCCGCCGCTCCGGCTCCCGCCCTGTCCGACGTCCCCGCCGGCCACTGGGCCAAGGACGCCGTCGACCAGCTGGTTGCCAAGGGCATCATCACCGGCTTCCCGGACGGCACCTTCCGCGGTAACGAAGGCCTGACCCGCTACCAGGCCGCCCTGATCATTGCCCGCGTCCTCGAGCAGGTCGCCGCTGGCAGCGTCACCCTCGACGACGAGACCGTCACCACCCTGCGCAACGCCGTGCAGGAGCTGGCCGCCGACCTCGCCGCCCTGGGCGTGCGCGTCGCCGACCTCGAGGACAACGCCGTCACCAAGGACGACTTTGCTCGCCTCGAGGAGCAGGTCAACACCCTCGCCGGCGCCACCGGCAGCGACCCCGAAGCCCTCAAGGAGCTGACCGACCAGCTCGAGGCCGCCTCGATCGCCGCTGACACCGCTCTGGCCCAGGCCACCGAGCTGCAGGACAAGTTCGAGGCCCTCGACGGCCGCGTGAGCGAGCTCGCCGCCGAAGTCGAGGCCAACGCCGCCTCGATCGCCGCCCTGAACGACCTCACCGTTCTGCTCAACCAGGACATCCTCAGCCTCCAGGACCGCGTCACCGCGCTGGAGACCGAGGGCGTGACCCCCGATGACCTCGAGGCGCTGCGCGAGTTCTCGACCCTGACCCGTCGTGACCTGACCGCCCTGACCGACCGCGTCGAGGGCATTGACACCCGCGTCGCGGCCCTCGAGAGTGCCCCCAAGTTCAGCATCTCGGGCAACGTCGAGGCCAACTACGGTCAGTTCCGCCTGACCAGCGGCAGCACCAACTTCGACGTGGACCGCCTGCTGCTCAGCGGCTTCATGGGCACCACCTTCAGCAGCGGCCAGGGCTGCGTGACCACCACTGTCAACGGCACCACCGGTGTTAACCCCGACGCGGCCTACTTCCCCGCTGCTCGCGTCAGCTGCACCGACACCAACCAGGAGCTGACCAACGGTGACTTCAACGTCACCCTGAGCGTCAAGAACCTGACCACCCTCAACGGCACCGTCAAGGTGAACGAGGCCTCGGTCACCCTGGGCACCACCCTGTTCGAGAACCCCGGCAGCACCACCACTGCTGTAGATGTAGAGACGATCGAGGTCAAGGGCGCCATCGACGCCCAGAACTTCACGGTCCGCTACGACAACGGCTACGACAACAACTCGAACTTCTTCTTCAACCCCTACCTGTTCTCCAACGACAACGACACCGAGAAGACCGTCCGCCGTCAGGGCGTCGTCTTCAGCATCGACGCCGCCAAGCTGCCGCTGGCGCCGAAGATCACCGCCGTTGTCGGTACCGCTTACCCCAACGCGGACAGGACCACCCTGATCTCGGGTACCCCGCCCGTTGCTACCCCTGCCGTGCCTCTGGACGGCAACTACTTCGGCGTGCGCGCTGCGGTCAACCCCTTCGGTCTGGGCGAACTCGGTCTGGCCTTCGCTCAGAACAACAACAACGTTACTGCCATGGGCAACCGCAACGCCCTGGGCGCCGACTTCAAGTTCGCCGTCGGCCCGGTCAACCTCGAGGGTGCGTACGTTGCCTCGATGCCCTGGAACCAGGGCTTCGATGGCCGCGACCAGGCCTTCTACACCGACGCGACCGTCAACATCGGTCCGGTGGAGCTCAAGGGTAACTTCCGCGCGATCGATCCTCAGTTCGAGAACGGTGTGGCGGGTATGTCGGCCAACGACGCCGTGTACTACGGCGGCTTGGCGGGCAGCAAGAGCAAGGCTCCCTACAGCGCCGACCAGGTCGGTTACGGTGTGGACGCCAAGGCCACCTTCGGCATCTTCAACGTCGGCGGCTACTACGAGCGCGTGACCGCCTACGACGCCGGCCAGTCGGTGGACCAGTCCTTCGGCGTCAACGCCAAGGTCAACGTTTTCGCGGGCTTCAACATCCTGGCGTACTACAACAACATCACCACCGACGGTAACCAGGTTGCCTTCGACGGTGACTACGGCGCCTTCTACTACAACGTCGACTACGACAAGACCATGCGCTACAGCACCTCGTTCGGTGCCCGCCTCGCCCACGACGGCAAGGCTGCCAACGCGCTGGTTCCCAACCTGAACCTCGACGTCGTCTACACCAACTTCTACGACACCACCGCCCAGTCGTTCGGCAACAACGACATCCAGGTCTACGCGGACTACAACGCCAAGTTCGGCGGCGTGACCGTCAAGCCCCTGGCGCGCTTCCACTCGGTCAGCGGTGCGAACACCACCGACTACACCGCCTACAAGGTCGGCGCCCAGGTGACCACCGATCCGTTCGACATCGTGCTGAAGCCCAGCCTCGACGTCGCCGCGGTGACCCGCAGCACCAACATCAACGAAGGCGCTCAGAGCGGCACCAGCATCAGCGAGCTGTTCGCGCGCGCCGGCCTGACCTTCAACGAGTTCCTGGCCCCGAACACCAAGTTCAGCGTCGGCTACTCGTACTACCAGGCCAGCAACATCTCTAGCATCGCCACCGGTGCCAGCGAGAGCGGCTCTTCGGCCACCTTCTCGCCCGCTGCGGACCGTATCTTCCGCAGCCCCGGTAGCGGCGCGGCGAACCCGCTGAACCCCACCGCTGGCACCGCCTCGGGCAACGTCAACGGCATCTACAGCCAGCTCGACTTCAACGGCCTGAAGCTGTCCTACGGCATCTTCAACCTGAACCCCAACGGTGGCGCTACCAGCACCGCCCAGGCCTTCAAGGTCGGCTACAACCTGAAGTTCTAAGCCTCACAGGCTTTGCGAAAATCCGCTCCCTTGGGGGCGGATTTTTCGTTTCGCCGCCGAAGGCTTTGCCGCTGCGGCCTTCCATACCTACGCGCCCCCGCGCACATGCTATGGTCACATCGTGAAGTCGTTGCTGCCCGCGTTGCTGCTCTCCTTGCCGGCCCTGGCGCAAACGGCGCTCCCGGACGATCTCCAGTTTCCCCGCACGCTGGTCGAGGAAGGAAACACCGCACTGGCCAAGCTGCGCCTGAACGACTACCTCAAACGCCACCCGGGTCACCGCAGCGCCACGCTGCTGCTTGCCCGCGCCTACCTGCTCGAGGGGGAGCCCGAGCGGGCGCAGGCCCAGCTCCAGACCCTGGGTTCGCCCCGCAACGACCCCGAGTACAGCTGGGTCGCCGGGCTGGTCTCGGCCGAGCTGGGCAAAAACGAGCTGGCCCTGGCGCAATTGCGCATCGCTGCGATTCAGGGCGATGATTACCGCTACGCCATGGATTGGGGCGAGCTGGCGTGGCGGCTTGGCCGTCTGGACCTTGCCACCCAGGCGTACGGGCGCGCGCAGCAGCTCGCCCCCGAGGAGCCTTGGCCGCGGCTGAATGCGGCCATGATCGCCTACGCCCAGGAACGTTACCCGCAGGCGATCATGGCGCTGCGCGCGGCGGCAGCGGAACTCGACCGTCAGAAGATGCCCGCGAGCCATCCTGCCTATCCGGAGCTGTACTTCTGGCTGGGGCAGAGCCTCGAGGCCAGCGGGGACCGCGCAGCGGCACGCAGCGCTTACCTCGAGGCGCTGCGTTACGATCCCAACTACTCGAGTGCCCGCCGAGCGCTCGAGGCACTGCGCTAAAAATCCCGGGCAAGGCTTATAATTCAAGGCTGGAGGCCGCTATGACCGCAGTGATTGGACACCGTAACCCCGATACCGACGCGATCACCTCGGCGATCGTGTACGCCCGTTACCTCAGCCGCACCGGCCGCGAGGCCACGCCGTACCGCCTGGGCGAACTGAACTTCGAGACGCAGTACGTGCTGCGCGAGGCGGGCCTCGAGACCCCCGCGCTGCTCGAGTCGCTGCCAGCGGGCAGCGAGGTGGCGCTGGTGGACCATAACGAGTCCGCCCAGTCGCTGCCCGGCCTCGAGACCCTGAAGGTCGTGGCCGTGGTGGATCACCACAAGCTGGGTGACTTGACCACCGCCGAGCCGCTGTACCTGCGCTTCGAGCCGGTAGGCTGCACCGGAACCATCCTGGCGCGGCTGTTCATCGAGAACAACGTGCACATCGAGCCCCTCGAGGCGCGCCTGATGCTCTCGGCGATCCTGTCGGACACGCTGCATTTCCGCAGCCCGACCACCACCGATGTGGACCGTGAGATGGTGGCCTTCCTGGCCCCGATCGCCGGGATCGCCGACGTGAAGGCGTACGCCATGGCGATGTTCGCCGCCAAGAGCGACCTGGGTGACACCCCGGCCGAAACGCTGCTGAAGATGGACTACAAGGTCTTTGAGTTCGGCGGGCAGCCCTGGGGCCTGGGTGTGGTCGAGACCACCAATCCTGGCTACGTGCTGGGCCGCAAGGCGGAACTGCTGGAGGCCATGCGCGCCGAGAAGGCCGCCTCGGGCCTGGCGGGCGTGCTGTTGAGCGTGGTGGACATCCTCGAGGAGACCAACCGTACCCTGGTTCTCTCCGAGGACGAGGCGGCGGTGCTGCGCGCTGCCTTCGGGGTCGAGGTCAGCGGTGACGAGGCGGACCTCGGTAGCCGCATCTCGCGCAAGAAGCAGATCGTGCCGGCCCTCGAGGCGTACTTCGCCTGAAAGCGGGCGCGCTGGGCCGTCAGGTGCTGCACCTGACGGCTTTTTTTACGAAGTGGGGGGGAGAGGGTGACGACCTTTGATCTGGACTGGCTGTACGCCCGGCAGCGTTTTGGGGTGCGTCCGGGCCTCGAGCGGGTGCGGGCCCTGCTGGGCGAGCTGGGGAATCCGCAGGCGGCTTTTTCGGCGGTGCTGGTAGGAGGTACCAACGGAAAAGGTTCGACCAGCGCAGCGCTGGCCGCCATTTTGCAGGCCGAGGGCCGCCGGACCGGGCTGTTCACCTCGCCGCACCTGACCCGTTTCTCCGAGCGTTTCGTGGTGAACGGGATCGAGCTGCCGCAGGGGACCGTTCTCGAGGGGCTGGGCCGGGTCGGTCCGGTGGCGCTGCGGCTGGACGCTTCGTTTTTTGAGATCATCACCGCCTTGGCCTGCTGGTTGTTCGCCGAGGCGGGGGTGGAGAGCGCGGTGATGGAGGTGGGGCTGGGCGGCCGCCTGGACGCCACCAACGCCCTCGAGCCGGTGCTGTCGGTGATCACCTCGGTAGGGCTGGACCACACTGAGATCCTGGGCGACACGCTGCCGCAGATCGCGCTGGAGAAGGCCGGGATCCTGCGTCCGGCGGTGCGGGCGATCACCGGAGCAGTCGGCGAGGCCCTGGGAGTGCTGCAGGAGCGGGCCCGGGTATTGCAGACGCCGCTGTGGCGGTTGGACCACGAGCTGCGGATGCGGGCGACCTCGCGCGGTTGGGACGGCTGGACGGTGGACCTCGAGGGACCGTTTGGAGCTTTCTCGTTCGAGACGCCGCTGCTGGGTGCGCACGGAGCGCGCAACGCCGCGCTCGCGGCTGCAGCGGCCCGCGCGCTGGGCGTGGGCTCCGAACGGGTGCGTCGGGGGAGTGCCGCGGTGCGCTGGCCGGGACGCCTCGAGCGGCTGCGCTGGCGGGGCGGCGAGCTGCTGCTCGACGGCGCACACAACCCGGACGGCGCGCAGGCCCTGGCGGATACCCTGCGCGACCTGGGCGCGGGTCGCCTGCCGCTGATCTTCGGGGCGGCGGCCGATAAGGACCTGCGCGGGGTGGCGGCGGCGCTGGACGCGGTGGCGTCCGAGGTGATCCTGACCCGGGCGTTGCTCAGTCCGCGCGCCGCCGACCCGGAGGCGCTGCGCGCGCTGTTCACGGTGCCCACCCGCGTGGTGCCCACACCGCAGGCGGCCCTCGAGGCGCTGCCGCCGGGCCGGGCGGTTGCGGCGGGCAGCCTGTACCTGATCGGGGAGCTGCGGCCGCTGCTGCTGGGCGAGGCGGACGAGGGGCGCGAGCGCTGGCAGTAGGAGCGGAAGAAGGCTAGGACATTCGGCGTGTGCCGCGCGCGCTCACGCTCTGTTATCGTTGGGCCATGCAACAGCTTGAAGAGCTCAAGACCATCCTGGGTACGGTCGCGGACCTCAACAGCGCCGTCGCCGTGCTGTCCTGGGACCAGGAGACCTACATGCCCGAGGGCGGGGCCGAGGCGCGCGCCGCTCAGCTGGCGACCCTGACCCGCCTGTCGCACGAGACCTTTACCTCCGCGCGGGTCGGCGAACTGCTCGCCTTCCTCGAGGCGCAGGACCTGGGCGACCCGGACGGTTTTGTGGCCAGCTTGGTGCGGGTGACCCGCCGCGATTACGACCGCGCCACCAAGCTGCCCGCCGAGTTCGTGCAGGAGCAGGCGTTGGCCCAGAACGCGGCGCACCACGCCTGGATCCGGGCGCGCGCTGAGTCGAACTTCGAGCTGTTCCGGCCGCACCTCGAGCGGATGTTCGAGCTGGCCCGCCGTCAGGCGGACCTGCTGGGCTACGAGGAGCATCCGTATGATGCGCTGCTCGACCAGTACGAGCCCGGTGCACGCGTGGCCGAGGTGCGCCGGATCTTTGCCGACCTGCGCGATCAGACCCTGCCCCTGGTAAAGGCCATTGCGGCGCGCGGCGACGCTACCGACTACTCGGTGCTGACCCGGTACTTCAACGTGGATCGCCAGCGCGAGTTTGCCCTGAAGGTGGCGGGTGCGCTGGGGCTGCAGCCGCAGTTCTCGCGGCTGGACGTCTCGGCCCACCCGTTCCAGACCACCTTCGACCACGACGACGTGCGCATCACCACCCGCTTCGACCCGCACTTCTTCCCGGCGGCCCTGTTCGGAGTGTGGCACGAGACCGGGCACGCCATGTACGAGCACGGCGTGGACCCGGAGCTCGCGCGTACCCCGCTGGCCGCAGGAGCGTCGCTGGGCGTGCACGAGTCGCAGTCGCGCATGCTCGAGAACCTGGTGTGCCGCTCGCGCGCCTTCTGGCAGGGGTACTTCGGCGAGTTCCAGGCGATGTTTCCCGAGGCCCTCGAGCGAGTGGACCTCGAGAGCTTCTACCGGGCCATCAACCGCGTTGAGCCCAGCCTGATTCGGGTGGAGGCCGACGAGGTCACCTACAACTTCCACATCATGCTGCGCTTCGAGCTGGAACTGGCGCTGCTCGAGGGCAGCCTCGAGGTGAAGGATCTGCCTGCGGCCTGGAACGCCAAGATGCAAGACTACCTGGGAATCACGCCCGCAAGCGACGCCGAGGGCGTGTTGCAGGACATTCACTGGTCGGCAGGGTTGATCGGTTACTTCCCGACCTACAGCCTGGGGAACTTGCTGTCGGTGCAACTGCTCGAGGCGGCGCGCCGCGCTTTGCCCGACCTCGACGCGCACATCGCCGCCGGGCAGTTCGCGCCGCTGATGACCTGGCTGCGTGAGAACGTGCATCGGCATGGTCGCAAGCTGCTGCCGCGCCAGATCACCGAGCGCGCCACCGGCGAGGCGCTGACTGCGCGCTATTACGTGGATTACCTGTGGCGCAAGTTCGGGGAGATCTATGGCGTGAGCCGCGAACCGGCGGTTTCGGCCGACTGAGCTGTGGTTAAAAGAGCGGGCCGGGAAGATCTTCCCGGCCCGCTCTCTCCTTGGGGGGGTAAAGTTTCGGCAGCAGCGCTAGGAAGCCTGGCGCTGGGTGTTCAGGGCGTGCGTCACCATGTACGCACGCGTGGCCTGCAGCCAGGCGCGGGCGAGGTCGCTGTGCGGGTGTTTGCGCTCGCGCAGCAGGCGGCTGCTGCGCGCCAGCTCGCGCTCGAGGCGGCGCAGGGCGCTTTGGCCGCCCTCGTTTTCGGTCTCGATCAGGGTATTGACCACGGTGGTGGGGTGGACGCGTCCCTCCTTGAGGGTGACCGCGATGACCTCGAGTGCACGCATAATAGCTCCTCCGCAACGAATGCGAGATTACGTTTATGATTATAGCTAAATGGTTCGCATATTTCAAGAACCCTCTCGGGCTATTCTGTGTTGACCTAACCAGCGGGCGGTGCTAGAATCCGAGGTAGCCTGGGTGATTCTGTCTACAGACAACCCACGCGGAGGAGACGCTGATCACACGGTCGTTCCGAAGCGCGGTACGACAAGCCCGAAGGCGATTAGGAGGTCCAGATGAAGTTACACGAAAGGCTCAGAGAACTGCGCGTCGAGCGGCAGCTGCGCCTCAAGGACGTCGCTGCCAACGCGGGCATCAGCGTCCCCTACCTGAGTGACCTCGAGCGGGGGCGTACCAACCCCAGCCTCGAGACCCTGCAGACCCTGGCGGGTGCTTACAACATCACCGTTCACGACCTGCTCGAGAGCGTGGAGTTCTACGGCAACCCCACCGAGGGCGCCCTGCCCAAGGGCCTGGCCGATCTGCAGGCCGACCCGGTGCTGGGCAGCCAGCTCACCCCCGACTGGGTGCGTACCCTGTCGCGCATCGAGCTGCGCGGCAAGCGCCCCCGCGACAAGCAGGACTGGTACGAGATCTTCTTGCACCTCAAGCGCATCCTCGACTGATCCTGCCAGCCGCGCGGCCCGCGCCGCAGGCTTTCTCAATACGAACAGGGCGGCCTTTAGGCCGCCCTGTTCGTATTGATGGGTATTACAAAATACGCTTGCCCGCCAGGCTTTCGGCCATGCCCACCATGATCTGGGCGGTCTGGTTGTACGCGTCCAGAATCGGGTTGACCTCCACGATGTCCATCGAGGTGACCCGGCCCGAGTCCGAGAACAGCTCCATCAGCAGGTGCGCCTCGCGGTAGGTGAGCCCACCCGGAACCGGGGTGCCCACGCCGGGAGCCACCGTGGGGTCAAGCGCGTCCGCGTCGAAGGACACGTGCAGGGCCTCGAGGCCCCCGAGCCGCTCGAGGGTCTCGCCGGCGATGCGGGTGATGCCCAGTTGGTCCACTTCTTTCATGGTGTAGACGGTCACGCCGTGGGCGCGCACCATCTCACGCTCCTCGGGATCTACCGAGCGGATACCGATCATCACGATGTCCTCGGGCCGCAGGAACCAGTCGCCGCCGATGGAGCGCAGTTTTTCGTCGCCCAGGCCGATCAGGTGCGACACCGGCATGCCGTGGATGTTGCCGCTGGGGCTCGATTCGGGCGTGTTGAAGTCGGTGTGGGCGTCCACCCAGATCAGACCGGTACGGCGTCCGCGCGCGCAGCCGGCGACAGTACCCATCGAGACGCTGTGGTCGCCGCCGATCGAGATGGGGAAGGTGTCGTCGGGCAGCTCCAGCAGACGTTCGCAGGCGGCAGCGCAGGCGTCGAAGATCGAGTCGCGGAAGATCCAGCCGTGTTCCTCGTGGGCGTCGAGCGTTTCCTTGATGCGCACGCCCACGTCGCCGAGGTCGCGCACCTCGTGACCGAGTTTGCGCAGGGCGCCGGCCAGCTGCGCGTTGCGCAGAGCGCTGGGACC belongs to Deinobacterium chartae and includes:
- the tgt gene encoding tRNA guanosine(34) transglycosylase Tgt, yielding MFEFEIQHRSGSARTGVFQTPHGAVQTPVFMPVGTQGTVKGISPQELTDIGSQVVLANTYHLMLRPGEELVRAHGGLPGFTAYPGPFLTDSGGFQVMSLGHMRQIDERGVTFRSHLDGSVVELTPERSVAVQEALGADVIMAFDECPPYPATHDYVKRSLERTLRWLGRSLEAQTRADQALFAIVQGGVYSDLREVSLRETVAFGTPGFAIGGMAVGEPKEEMYPAVAQTAEGLPENKPRYLMGVGHPEDLVASIALGVDMFDCVYPTRTGRFGYALTDDGRINLNNAASRSQLLPLDSDCDCYACRHYTRAYLAHLIRAEEMLAPRMLSLHNLRYLHRLVERAREAIVQGDYQAWALAWGERYFKGKLPGWFSEAVVLKVR
- a CDS encoding S-layer homology domain-containing protein, translated to MKIKALLALTAALSFGALAQTAAPATPAATPAAPAPALSDVPAGHWAKDAVDQLVAKGIITGFPDGTFRGNEGLTRYQAALIIARVLEQVAAGSVTLDDETVTTLRNAVQELAADLAALGVRVADLEDNAVTKDDFARLEEQVNTLAGATGSDPEALKELTDQLEAASIAADTALAQATELQDKFEALDGRVSELAAEVEANAASIAALNDLTVLLNQDILSLQDRVTALETEGVTPDDLEALREFSTLTRRDLTALTDRVEGIDTRVAALESAPKFSISGNVEANYGQFRLTSGSTNFDVDRLLLSGFMGTTFSSGQGCVTTTVNGTTGVNPDAAYFPAARVSCTDTNQELTNGDFNVTLSVKNLTTLNGTVKVNEASVTLGTTLFENPGSTTTAVDVETIEVKGAIDAQNFTVRYDNGYDNNSNFFFNPYLFSNDNDTEKTVRRQGVVFSIDAAKLPLAPKITAVVGTAYPNADRTTLISGTPPVATPAVPLDGNYFGVRAAVNPFGLGELGLAFAQNNNNVTAMGNRNALGADFKFAVGPVNLEGAYVASMPWNQGFDGRDQAFYTDATVNIGPVELKGNFRAIDPQFENGVAGMSANDAVYYGGLAGSKSKAPYSADQVGYGVDAKATFGIFNVGGYYERVTAYDAGQSVDQSFGVNAKVNVFAGFNILAYYNNITTDGNQVAFDGDYGAFYYNVDYDKTMRYSTSFGARLAHDGKAANALVPNLNLDVVYTNFYDTTAQSFGNNDIQVYADYNAKFGGVTVKPLARFHSVSGANTTDYTAYKVGAQVTTDPFDIVLKPSLDVAAVTRSTNINEGAQSGTSISELFARAGLTFNEFLAPNTKFSVGYSYYQASNISSIATGASESGSSATFSPAADRIFRSPGSGAANPLNPTAGTASGNVNGIYSQLDFNGLKLSYGIFNLNPNGGATSTAQAFKVGYNLKF
- a CDS encoding tetratricopeptide repeat protein, with translation MKSLLPALLLSLPALAQTALPDDLQFPRTLVEEGNTALAKLRLNDYLKRHPGHRSATLLLARAYLLEGEPERAQAQLQTLGSPRNDPEYSWVAGLVSAELGKNELALAQLRIAAIQGDDYRYAMDWGELAWRLGRLDLATQAYGRAQQLAPEEPWPRLNAAMIAYAQERYPQAIMALRAAAAELDRQKMPASHPAYPELYFWLGQSLEASGDRAAARSAYLEALRYDPNYSSARRALEALR
- a CDS encoding manganese-dependent inorganic pyrophosphatase, translated to MTAVIGHRNPDTDAITSAIVYARYLSRTGREATPYRLGELNFETQYVLREAGLETPALLESLPAGSEVALVDHNESAQSLPGLETLKVVAVVDHHKLGDLTTAEPLYLRFEPVGCTGTILARLFIENNVHIEPLEARLMLSAILSDTLHFRSPTTTDVDREMVAFLAPIAGIADVKAYAMAMFAAKSDLGDTPAETLLKMDYKVFEFGGQPWGLGVVETTNPGYVLGRKAELLEAMRAEKAASGLAGVLLSVVDILEETNRTLVLSEDEAAVLRAAFGVEVSGDEADLGSRISRKKQIVPALEAYFA
- a CDS encoding folylpolyglutamate synthase/dihydrofolate synthase family protein, which encodes MTTFDLDWLYARQRFGVRPGLERVRALLGELGNPQAAFSAVLVGGTNGKGSTSAALAAILQAEGRRTGLFTSPHLTRFSERFVVNGIELPQGTVLEGLGRVGPVALRLDASFFEIITALACWLFAEAGVESAVMEVGLGGRLDATNALEPVLSVITSVGLDHTEILGDTLPQIALEKAGILRPAVRAITGAVGEALGVLQERARVLQTPLWRLDHELRMRATSRGWDGWTVDLEGPFGAFSFETPLLGAHGARNAALAAAAARALGVGSERVRRGSAAVRWPGRLERLRWRGGELLLDGAHNPDGAQALADTLRDLGAGRLPLIFGAAADKDLRGVAAALDAVASEVILTRALLSPRAADPEALRALFTVPTRVVPTPQAALEALPPGRAVAAGSLYLIGELRPLLLGEADEGRERWQ
- a CDS encoding carboxypeptidase M32, coding for MQQLEELKTILGTVADLNSAVAVLSWDQETYMPEGGAEARAAQLATLTRLSHETFTSARVGELLAFLEAQDLGDPDGFVASLVRVTRRDYDRATKLPAEFVQEQALAQNAAHHAWIRARAESNFELFRPHLERMFELARRQADLLGYEEHPYDALLDQYEPGARVAEVRRIFADLRDQTLPLVKAIAARGDATDYSVLTRYFNVDRQREFALKVAGALGLQPQFSRLDVSAHPFQTTFDHDDVRITTRFDPHFFPAALFGVWHETGHAMYEHGVDPELARTPLAAGASLGVHESQSRMLENLVCRSRAFWQGYFGEFQAMFPEALERVDLESFYRAINRVEPSLIRVEADEVTYNFHIMLRFELELALLEGSLEVKDLPAAWNAKMQDYLGITPASDAEGVLQDIHWSAGLIGYFPTYSLGNLLSVQLLEAARRALPDLDAHIAAGQFAPLMTWLRENVHRHGRKLLPRQITERATGEALTARYYVDYLWRKFGEIYGVSREPAVSAD
- a CDS encoding helix-turn-helix domain-containing protein; the protein is MKLHERLRELRVERQLRLKDVAANAGISVPYLSDLERGRTNPSLETLQTLAGAYNITVHDLLESVEFYGNPTEGALPKGLADLQADPVLGSQLTPDWVRTLSRIELRGKRPRDKQDWYEIFLHLKRILD
- the rocF gene encoding arginase; the encoded protein is MNISILGIPMDLGAGRRGVDMGPSALRNAQLAGALRKLGHEVRDLGDVGVRIKETLDAHEEHGWIFRDSIFDACAAACERLLELPDDTFPISIGGDHSVSMGTVAGCARGRRTGLIWVDAHTDFNTPESSPSGNIHGMPVSHLIGLGDEKLRSIGGDWFLRPEDIVMIGIRSVDPEEREMVRAHGVTVYTMKEVDQLGITRIAGETLERLGGLEALHVSFDADALDPTVAPGVGTPVPGGLTYREAHLLMELFSDSGRVTSMDIVEVNPILDAYNQTAQIMVGMAESLAGKRIL